From the genome of Nakamurella flavida, one region includes:
- the ilvA gene encoding threonine ammonia-lyase IlvA has translation MTPPPALRAAAIDEAARRIDRVVVRTPLEPAPRLSALTGARVLLKREDLQVVRSYKVRGAYNLMSQLDEAQRASGVVCASAGNHAQGVAYACRALAVDGRIYLPRTTPRQKRDRIRAHGGDRVELIVVGDSFDDAAEHAAADALATGAVLVPPFDDLRTMAGQGTVAREILQQLGRPPDQLIVPVGGGGLLGGMAAYLAERAPAVALVAVEPAGAPSLAAALAAGRPVPLETTDPFVDGASVRTVGALPFAAIRAYGVTLRTVGEGAVCTGMLGLYQNEGIIAEPAGALAVTALLENEVVPGSTVVCVVSGGNNDVSRYGEILERSLVHQGLKHYFLVDFPQEPGALRRFLDEVLGPDDDVTLFEYVKRNNRETGPALVGIELGAAEGLPALLERMSASPMGCERIAPGSAAFRYLT, from the coding sequence ATGACACCCCCGCCTGCCCTGCGGGCTGCGGCGATCGACGAGGCCGCCCGGCGGATCGACCGGGTCGTCGTGCGCACACCGCTGGAACCCGCGCCCCGGCTCAGTGCGCTGACCGGTGCCCGGGTGCTGCTCAAGCGCGAGGACCTGCAGGTCGTCCGGTCGTACAAGGTGCGCGGCGCCTACAACCTGATGAGCCAACTGGACGAGGCACAGCGGGCGTCCGGGGTGGTGTGCGCGAGTGCCGGCAACCACGCGCAGGGTGTCGCCTACGCCTGTCGGGCGCTGGCCGTGGACGGGCGGATCTACCTGCCGCGCACCACACCTCGGCAGAAGCGCGACCGGATCCGCGCCCACGGCGGCGACCGGGTCGAGCTCATCGTCGTCGGCGACTCCTTCGACGACGCGGCCGAGCACGCGGCCGCGGATGCGCTGGCCACCGGTGCGGTGCTGGTCCCGCCGTTCGACGATCTGCGCACCATGGCCGGGCAGGGCACGGTGGCCCGGGAGATCCTGCAGCAGCTGGGTCGGCCGCCGGACCAGCTGATCGTCCCGGTGGGTGGCGGCGGTCTGCTCGGTGGGATGGCCGCGTACCTGGCCGAACGCGCCCCTGCGGTGGCCCTCGTGGCCGTCGAGCCCGCCGGCGCCCCGTCGCTGGCCGCCGCCCTGGCCGCGGGCCGGCCGGTGCCGTTGGAGACCACCGATCCGTTCGTCGACGGCGCGTCCGTCCGGACGGTCGGCGCCCTGCCGTTCGCGGCGATCCGGGCGTACGGCGTCACCCTGCGCACGGTGGGCGAGGGGGCGGTGTGCACGGGGATGCTCGGGCTGTACCAGAACGAGGGCATCATCGCCGAGCCCGCCGGCGCGCTGGCGGTCACCGCGCTGCTGGAGAACGAGGTGGTGCCGGGCAGCACGGTGGTCTGCGTGGTGTCCGGGGGCAACAACGACGTGTCGCGGTACGGGGAGATCCTCGAGCGCTCGCTGGTGCACCAGGGGCTCAAGCACTACTTCCTGGTCGACTTCCCCCAGGAACCCGGGGCGCTCCGCCGCTTCCTGGACGAGGTGCTCGGACCGGACGACGACGTCACCCTGTTCGAGTACGTCAAGCGCAACAACCGGGAGACCGGGCCCGCTCTGGTGGGCATCGAACTCGGTGCGGCGGAGGGACTTCCGGCGCTGCTCGAGCGGATGTCCGCGTCCCCCATGGGGTGCGAGCGCATCGCGCCGGGATCGGCGGCGTTCCGCTACCTGACCTGA
- a CDS encoding response regulator transcription factor: protein MSTPGERRPITVALVDDYDVVLIGVASILDQYRDRVLIAEIDTNSALSDSVDIVLYDSFAQPESDHDEIGVLVANPRARRVVVYTWNFHPDLVRSAREQGAHGYLSKALPARELVSSLEAVHAGEMVISDPPRRARSVNGLDWPGRGEGLTDREAEILALITQGKSNAEVAALTFLSPNTVKSYIRIIYRKIDVASRTQAVLWGIDNGFAPDHHRIDHWRGGP from the coding sequence GTGAGCACACCTGGCGAGCGTCGACCGATCACCGTGGCCCTGGTCGACGACTACGACGTCGTCCTCATCGGGGTGGCGAGCATCCTGGACCAGTACCGGGACCGGGTGCTCATCGCCGAGATCGACACCAACAGCGCGCTGAGCGACTCGGTGGACATCGTGCTCTACGACTCGTTCGCCCAGCCCGAATCCGATCACGACGAGATCGGTGTGCTGGTCGCCAATCCGCGGGCCCGGCGGGTGGTGGTCTACACCTGGAACTTCCATCCCGATCTGGTCCGCAGCGCCCGCGAGCAGGGGGCGCACGGCTACCTCTCCAAGGCGTTGCCGGCCCGGGAGCTGGTCTCCTCGTTGGAGGCCGTGCACGCCGGCGAGATGGTGATCAGCGACCCGCCCCGGCGGGCCCGCAGCGTGAACGGGCTGGACTGGCCGGGCCGCGGGGAGGGCCTGACCGACCGGGAGGCCGAGATCCTCGCGCTGATCACCCAGGGCAAGAGCAACGCCGAGGTCGCCGCGTTGACCTTCCTCAGCCCGAACACGGTGAAGTCCTACATCCGCATCATCTACCGCAAGATCGACGTGGCCAGTCGGACCCAGGCCGTGCTGTGGGGCATCGACAACGGGTTCGCCCCCGACCACCACCGGATCGACCACTGGCGCGGCGGGCCGTGA
- a CDS encoding amidase family protein: protein MTGSNTTGRDTTGMTAGDLLTALGAGTVTAEQVVADLHERWDTDEAGPIPVHSVVRRDPTASAQAREIDRRRRDGEPLPPLAGLPLTVKDCFDVAGLTTGDGVPDHEYVAGTDAPAVAALRAAGVVVVGKTNVPPWLDDYQSGSAHLGITRHPQDRTRTPGGSSGGAAAVAAGHSWLDLGSDMTGSVRLPAAWCGVTSWRPSHGLVSKRGHLPWPPSRRLEPPASTVGITARTVADLLLPAEALLTGAPGGAGAAAPLGSAAEEIRLGVWMPGDWPVTGTEVRDALSAWCVRARDAGIELVVIRPPLAGPAEAAVYRRLMAAEIAHGAAVPDLAPPLLADLERQAEVVDAWSTEVFATVAAVVCPITPVVAPPLSAVPLDDRTVLVDGAELPASVIFDWGVITSLARGPVVTVPIGTGTGGLPIGAQLIGEHGRDRDLLALAVRLETSGLAAA, encoded by the coding sequence ATGACCGGCAGCAACACCACCGGCAGGGACACCACCGGGATGACAGCCGGGGACCTGCTGACCGCACTGGGCGCCGGCACGGTGACCGCCGAGCAGGTCGTCGCGGACCTGCACGAACGGTGGGACACCGACGAGGCCGGCCCGATTCCGGTGCACTCCGTGGTGCGCCGCGACCCGACCGCGTCCGCACAGGCGCGGGAGATCGACCGGCGCCGTCGGGACGGGGAGCCGCTCCCGCCGCTCGCCGGGCTGCCGCTGACCGTCAAGGACTGCTTCGACGTGGCCGGCCTGACCACGGGGGACGGCGTGCCCGATCACGAGTACGTCGCCGGGACCGACGCCCCCGCGGTGGCGGCCCTGCGCGCGGCCGGCGTCGTCGTCGTGGGGAAGACCAACGTCCCGCCGTGGCTCGACGACTATCAGTCGGGGTCCGCGCACCTCGGCATCACCCGGCACCCCCAGGACCGGACACGCACCCCCGGCGGGTCCAGCGGGGGCGCGGCGGCGGTCGCGGCAGGACACTCCTGGCTCGACCTGGGCAGCGACATGACCGGCTCGGTACGGCTTCCCGCGGCCTGGTGCGGGGTGACGTCCTGGCGGCCCAGCCACGGTCTGGTCTCCAAACGCGGCCACCTGCCGTGGCCGCCGTCCCGACGACTGGAGCCGCCGGCCTCGACCGTCGGCATCACCGCGCGCACCGTCGCCGATCTGCTGCTGCCCGCCGAGGCGCTGCTCACCGGAGCGCCCGGCGGTGCCGGGGCGGCCGCCCCGCTCGGGTCGGCGGCCGAGGAGATCCGGCTCGGCGTGTGGATGCCGGGTGACTGGCCGGTCACCGGGACCGAGGTGCGGGACGCCCTGTCGGCCTGGTGCGTGCGGGCCCGGGACGCCGGGATCGAGCTGGTGGTGATCCGGCCACCGCTGGCCGGACCGGCCGAGGCCGCGGTCTATCGGCGGCTGATGGCGGCCGAGATCGCCCACGGCGCGGCGGTTCCCGATCTCGCCCCACCGCTGCTGGCCGATCTGGAACGCCAGGCCGAGGTCGTGGACGCCTGGTCGACGGAGGTGTTCGCCACGGTGGCCGCGGTGGTCTGCCCGATCACCCCGGTGGTGGCGCCGCCGCTGTCCGCCGTGCCGCTGGACGACCGGACCGTGCTCGTCGACGGGGCCGAGCTGCCGGCCTCGGTGATCTTCGACTGGGGCGTGATCACCTCGCTCGCCCGCGGACCGGTCGTCACCGTGCCGATCGGCACCGGGACGGGCGGTCTGCCCATCGGCGCCCAGCTGATCGGCGAACACGGCCGCGACCGGGACCTGCTGGCGTTGGCGGTGCGGCTGGAGACGTCGGGTCTGGCCGCGGCCTGA
- a CDS encoding NfeD family protein: protein MDSLTWALLITGGVGVALLVIALVLGEILNLGHVDADGPFSLPAIAAFVGGAGFIGALAASLLPDGITGGGRVVASVGIGLVGATPLAYGAIRLTRGLMGMRTDGTLTDTDLLGAQGTVITAIPGTGYGEVRLTVGGHQLKYSARAPEPLPAGTPVFVTDALSATAVEVVSTAFDR, encoded by the coding sequence ATGGACAGCCTGACCTGGGCGCTGCTGATCACCGGCGGCGTCGGTGTGGCGCTGCTGGTGATCGCCCTGGTCCTCGGCGAGATCCTCAATCTCGGCCACGTCGACGCGGACGGCCCGTTCTCCCTGCCGGCCATCGCCGCCTTCGTCGGTGGCGCCGGGTTCATCGGTGCCCTGGCCGCGTCCCTGCTGCCCGACGGGATCACCGGCGGCGGCCGGGTCGTCGCCTCGGTGGGCATCGGCCTGGTCGGGGCGACCCCGTTGGCCTACGGCGCCATCCGGTTGACCCGCGGGTTGATGGGCATGCGCACCGACGGCACCCTGACCGACACCGATCTGCTGGGGGCCCAGGGCACGGTCATCACCGCCATCCCCGGGACGGGCTACGGCGAGGTGCGCCTGACCGTCGGTGGTCACCAGCTCAAGTACTCCGCGCGGGCACCGGAGCCGTTGCCCGCCGGCACGCCCGTCTTCGTCACCGATGCGTTGAGCGCCACCGCCGTCGAGGTCGTGTCCACCGCGTTCGACCGCTGA
- a CDS encoding amidohydrolase family protein, with amino-acid sequence MTLAIRAGQVFDGTAFRGPAAVLLDGPLLVDVVDPEAVPAGVEVHDLPGATVLPGLVDTHVHLCGDGRLKAMDRAARADPTELDAIITRSLGVQLAAGVTTVRDLGDTRFAVVDRRDRQRRHEPDEPTVVAAGPALTSPGGHAAALGGVVSGRAEILAAVQARVDRRVDVIKVMGSGGLTTWGSDVAGCQFSDDELGLIVSTAHGAGLPVTVHAHSLASVRQALRAGVDGLEHCGALTETGFDLPDDTLAALVAQDVVLGGCLAHSSADVLTMAPPTVLAMMRRAGVGPRDFDEGRAAMLRRVFLAGITIGVGTDGGVTSGRPHGGAAADAATVLRIGGDTRDAAAAATSVGAGVCGLGDRKGRLAPGFDADMLVADGDVAGDITALQRVLAVYKAGVPVIGR; translated from the coding sequence ATGACACTGGCGATCCGGGCCGGCCAGGTCTTCGACGGCACCGCGTTCCGCGGGCCGGCCGCCGTACTGCTGGACGGTCCCCTGCTCGTCGACGTGGTGGACCCCGAGGCGGTACCGGCCGGAGTCGAGGTGCACGACTTACCGGGGGCGACCGTCCTGCCCGGCCTCGTGGACACCCACGTGCACCTGTGCGGCGACGGGCGGCTGAAGGCGATGGACCGGGCCGCCCGGGCCGATCCCACCGAGCTGGACGCGATCATCACCCGCAGCCTGGGTGTCCAGCTGGCCGCCGGGGTGACCACGGTCCGCGACCTCGGCGACACCCGGTTCGCGGTGGTCGACCGGCGGGACCGGCAGCGCCGGCACGAGCCGGACGAGCCGACGGTGGTGGCGGCCGGACCCGCCCTGACCAGCCCCGGCGGCCATGCGGCGGCACTCGGCGGGGTGGTCAGCGGGCGGGCGGAGATCCTGGCCGCGGTGCAGGCCCGGGTGGACCGCCGGGTGGACGTCATCAAGGTGATGGGCAGCGGCGGCCTCACCACCTGGGGCAGTGACGTCGCCGGTTGCCAGTTCTCCGACGACGAGCTCGGGTTGATCGTCTCCACCGCCCACGGCGCCGGCCTGCCGGTCACCGTGCACGCGCACTCCCTGGCCTCGGTCCGCCAGGCACTGCGGGCGGGCGTGGACGGCCTGGAGCACTGCGGGGCGCTGACCGAGACGGGGTTCGACCTGCCGGACGACACCCTGGCCGCGCTGGTGGCACAGGACGTGGTCCTCGGCGGCTGCCTGGCCCACTCCTCCGCCGACGTGCTGACCATGGCGCCCCCCACCGTGCTGGCCATGATGCGGCGGGCCGGCGTCGGCCCCCGCGACTTCGACGAGGGCCGCGCGGCGATGCTGCGTCGGGTGTTCCTCGCCGGGATCACCATCGGCGTGGGCACCGACGGTGGGGTGACCTCCGGCCGGCCGCACGGCGGTGCCGCCGCCGACGCCGCCACCGTGCTGCGCATCGGCGGGGACACCCGGGACGCCGCCGCCGCCGCGACCTCGGTGGGCGCCGGAGTCTGCGGCCTGGGCGACCGCAAGGGCCGCCTGGCCCCCGGGTTCGACGCCGACATGCTCGTCGCCGACGGCGACGTGGCCGGCGACATCACCGCGCTGCAGCGGGTTCTCGCCGTCTACAAGGCGGGCGTGCCGGTCATCGGCCGATGA
- a CDS encoding flotillin family protein, with protein MTFSPTLIAIAGIVVLVVLLVLLILSRIKVAGPNQAFLVTGQRGKSVTSASGERSTDLSGQKVVMGASVFVIPVVQKLHTIDLSSRRIPVGIRGAVSKQGIKCDLEGVAIVKVGGNEGSIRAAAQRFLNQQAGIEVFTSEVLAGALRSIVGRLTIEEIIRDRAAFASAVAEEAESALTGQGLILDTFQLQDIQAEGSYLADLGRPEAARVLKEAAIAEARAKQAAEQEQLLAQEAIAIANRQLNLKQAEISAEIDAAKAQAAAAGPLAQAAQDQQVLLEQEKVAGRTAALKERQLDTEVRKPADADRYRIEQQAEANKNAAIFRAEAERQSTIAAAQATAEQARLSGEGERARRSALADAEAIEGEKKGEAERLRRQAIAAAVESEGAADASAILARGQAEAKAMDQRSQAFATYGEAAVLDLLVKVLPEIVSAASAPISAIDKMTVISTDGAAGVTKSVAANVAQGLQLSSDLTGVDLGKMLSRLGGASAVEAAGRTEPADGAAARSAADRDGKARTIPVD; from the coding sequence ATGACCTTCTCCCCGACCCTGATCGCCATCGCCGGCATCGTCGTGCTCGTCGTGCTGCTGGTGCTGCTGATCCTGTCCCGCATCAAGGTGGCCGGCCCGAACCAGGCGTTCCTGGTCACCGGGCAGCGCGGCAAGTCCGTGACCTCGGCGTCCGGCGAGCGCTCCACCGATCTGTCCGGCCAGAAGGTGGTGATGGGGGCGAGCGTCTTCGTCATCCCCGTCGTGCAGAAGCTGCACACCATCGACCTGTCCAGCCGTCGCATCCCCGTCGGCATCCGCGGTGCGGTGTCCAAGCAGGGCATCAAGTGCGATCTCGAGGGCGTCGCCATCGTCAAGGTCGGCGGCAACGAGGGATCCATCCGCGCTGCGGCGCAACGGTTCCTGAACCAGCAGGCCGGTATCGAGGTGTTCACCTCCGAGGTGCTCGCCGGTGCGCTGCGGTCCATCGTCGGCCGGTTGACCATCGAGGAGATAATCCGCGACCGGGCCGCGTTCGCCTCCGCGGTCGCCGAGGAGGCCGAGTCCGCCCTCACCGGCCAGGGCCTGATCCTGGACACCTTCCAGCTGCAGGACATCCAGGCCGAGGGCAGCTACCTGGCCGATCTGGGTCGCCCCGAAGCGGCCCGGGTGCTCAAGGAGGCGGCGATCGCCGAGGCCCGCGCCAAGCAGGCCGCCGAGCAGGAGCAGCTGCTGGCCCAGGAGGCCATCGCCATCGCCAACCGCCAGCTGAACCTCAAGCAGGCCGAGATCAGCGCCGAGATCGACGCGGCCAAGGCCCAGGCAGCCGCGGCCGGCCCGCTCGCCCAGGCCGCGCAGGATCAGCAGGTGCTCCTCGAGCAGGAGAAGGTCGCCGGTCGCACCGCCGCGCTGAAGGAACGGCAGCTGGACACCGAGGTCCGCAAGCCGGCGGATGCCGACCGGTACCGCATCGAGCAGCAGGCCGAGGCCAACAAGAACGCGGCCATCTTCCGGGCCGAGGCCGAGCGCCAGTCCACCATCGCCGCCGCCCAGGCCACCGCCGAGCAGGCGCGGCTGTCCGGTGAGGGCGAGCGCGCCCGCCGATCGGCCCTGGCCGACGCCGAGGCCATCGAGGGCGAGAAGAAGGGCGAGGCCGAGCGCCTGCGCCGGCAGGCCATCGCCGCGGCCGTGGAGAGCGAGGGCGCGGCCGACGCCAGCGCCATCCTGGCCCGCGGTCAGGCCGAGGCCAAGGCCATGGACCAGCGCTCGCAGGCCTTCGCCACCTACGGCGAGGCCGCCGTGCTGGACCTGCTGGTCAAGGTGCTCCCGGAGATCGTCAGCGCCGCGTCCGCGCCGATCTCGGCCATCGACAAGATGACCGTCATCTCCACCGACGGCGCCGCCGGGGTCACCAAGTCGGTGGCCGCCAACGTGGCCCAGGGTCTGCAGCTGTCCTCGGACCTCACCGGGGTCGACCTGGGCAAAATGCTCTCCCGCCTGGGCGGGGCCAGCGCCGTCGAGGCGGCCGGCCGCACGGAACCCGCCGACGGCGCGGCCGCCCGGTCCGCCGCCGACCGGGACGGAAAGGCCCGCACCATCCCCGTCGACTGA
- a CDS encoding GlsB/YeaQ/YmgE family stress response membrane protein — protein sequence MSWIGLIISFIVVGLIAGAVARLLVPGKQNISIPMTILLGIIGSFVGGFLGYLIFHKDAADGFFQPAGIIGSIIGAVIVLLIWLKVGGRRSVSSR from the coding sequence ATGTCCTGGATCGGACTCATCATCAGCTTCATCGTCGTCGGCCTGATCGCCGGTGCCGTCGCCCGCCTGCTCGTCCCCGGGAAGCAGAACATCTCGATCCCGATGACGATCCTGCTCGGCATCATCGGCTCGTTCGTCGGCGGCTTCCTCGGCTACCTGATCTTCCACAAGGACGCCGCGGACGGCTTCTTCCAGCCCGCCGGCATCATCGGTTCGATCATCGGCGCCGTCATCGTGCTGCTGATCTGGCTCAAGGTCGGCGGCCGACGCAGCGTCTCGTCCCGCTGA
- a CDS encoding DeoR/GlpR family DNA-binding transcription regulator — protein sequence MLAALRRARILEEVRRSGGARVTHLTTLLGVSDMTVRRDLEVLDRQGLLAKVHGGATAMETASAIEPGFEITSQRELREKEVIAARAATLVHPGMAVAITAGSTTWTLARHLFDVADLTVVTNSLKVAEVLHAQQRRDLTVVLTGGLRTPSDGLVGPIAVQAIRSLHVDLVFMGVQGVDERAGLTTPNLLEAETNRAFVDSTRRLVVLADHTKWGKVALAHIAPLSAVSTIITDDRLSSEAAEVLADQVAEVIVIPTGDDEG from the coding sequence GTGCTGGCCGCCCTGCGCCGCGCGCGCATTCTCGAGGAGGTCCGCCGCTCCGGCGGGGCCCGGGTCACCCACCTGACGACCCTGCTCGGGGTGTCGGACATGACGGTCCGGCGCGACCTGGAGGTGCTGGACCGGCAGGGCCTGCTGGCCAAGGTGCACGGCGGGGCGACCGCGATGGAGACGGCCAGCGCCATCGAGCCCGGGTTCGAGATCACCAGCCAGCGGGAGTTGCGCGAGAAGGAGGTGATCGCCGCGCGGGCCGCCACCCTGGTGCATCCGGGGATGGCCGTGGCCATCACGGCGGGCAGTACGACGTGGACCCTGGCCAGGCACCTGTTCGACGTCGCCGACCTGACGGTGGTGACCAATTCCCTCAAGGTCGCCGAGGTGCTGCACGCCCAGCAGCGGCGCGATCTGACCGTCGTCCTGACCGGCGGCCTGCGCACCCCGTCCGACGGTCTCGTCGGACCCATTGCCGTGCAGGCGATCCGCTCGTTGCACGTCGACCTGGTGTTCATGGGCGTGCAGGGTGTGGACGAGCGGGCGGGGCTGACCACCCCGAACCTGCTGGAGGCCGAGACCAACCGGGCGTTCGTCGACTCGACCCGCCGGCTGGTCGTCCTGGCCGACCACACCAAGTGGGGGAAGGTCGCTCTCGCGCACATCGCGCCGTTGTCCGCGGTCAGCACGATCATCACCGACGACCGGTTGAGTTCGGAGGCCGCGGAGGTGTTGGCCGATCAGGTCGCCGAGGTGATCGTCATCCCCACGGGCGACGACGAGGGCTGA